One window of the Pyxicephalus adspersus chromosome 5, UCB_Pads_2.0, whole genome shotgun sequence genome contains the following:
- the CIDEA gene encoding lipid transferase CIDEA, with the protein MQSALEYAIALSPKALLRSVTTASASLTRKVLFPPLPAPQRPFRVANRDRSQRKGVVASTLKELIEKAIDTLLITASVVTLVLEEDGTVVDTEEFFQSLEDNTNFLLLEGGQKWTRERKVTHTVQQTKKKGIANITLDLYKIHPRDFIGCLNIKATFYEMYTVSCDIQCLGAKKVLRSLLRLLSHLAQVAGHLLLYSGSFMMQWTEDSEEITNRRTRS; encoded by the exons ATGCAGAGTGCACTGGAGTATGCCATTGCCTTATCACCCAAGGCTTTATTAAG atcaGTTACTACTGCAAGTGCTTCATTGACTCGAAAAGTCCTGTTCCCACCTCTTCCTGCTCCACAACGACCTTTTCGAGTGGCTAACCGTGACAGGAGCCAACGGAAGGGTGTAGTAGCTAGTACTTTAAAGGAACTCATTGAAAAG GCCATTGATACATTGCTTATAACTGCTAGTGTGGTGACACTTGTGCTAGAAGAAGATGGCACTGTCGTTGACACGGAGGAGTTCTTCCAGTCTCTGGAGGATAATACAAATTTTCTACTCCTCGAAGGAGGTCAGAAATGGACACGG GAAAGAAAAGTTACACATACAGTtcaacaaacaaagaaaaaaggaattgcaAACATCACACTAGATTTATACAAGATCCATCCTAGAGATTTTATAGGCTGCCTGAATATAAAGGcaacattttatgaaatgtaCACGGTGTCCTGTGACATCCAATGCTTGGGAGCAAAGAAAGTTCTACG GAGTTTGTTGCGCCTCCTTTCACATCTGGCACAGGTAGCCGGACATTTACTGTTGTACAGTGGATCATTTATGATGCAGTGGACAGAGGACTCTGAAGAAATTACAAATAGAAGGACACGGAGCTAA